From Lemur catta isolate mLemCat1 chromosome 21, mLemCat1.pri, whole genome shotgun sequence, a single genomic window includes:
- the MRPL40 gene encoding 39S ribosomal protein L40, mitochondrial — protein sequence MAAAALRGVARALRPASGLLGTWQMQIRDTHQRASLLSFWELIPMRSEPLRKKKKVDPKKDQAAKDRLKKRIRKLEKASQELIPIEDFITPARFLDKARQRPEVELSFEESERRALLLKSWSLYKQQEHEMEKDAIRAMLEAQQEALQELQLESPELHTEAIKRDPGLFPFEKKGPDYTPPVSNYQPPEGRYNDITKVYTQMEFKK from the exons ATGGCTGCCGCGGCCCTGCGAGGTGTCGCGCGCGCTCTGCGGCCCGCAAGCGG GCTTCTGGGAACTTGGCAGATGCAGATTAGAGACACTCACCAGCGAGCCTCGTTGTTATCCTTCTGGGAGCTCATTCCCATGAG ATCAGAACCTCTTCGAAAGAAGAAGAAGGTAGATCCTAAAAAAGACCAAGCAGCAAAGGACCGCTTGAAAAAGAGGATCCGAAAACTGGAAAAGGCTAGCCAAGAGTTAATTCCCATTGAAGATTTTATTACCCCTGCGAGATTCTTGGATAAAGCAAG ACAGCGGCCTGAGGTGGAGCTCTCCTTTGAGGAGAGCGAGCGGAGAGCTCTGCTTCTGAAGAGCTGGTCCCTGTACAAGCAGCAGGAACATGAGATGGAGAAAGACGCCATCAGGGCCATGCTGGAGGCTCAGCAGGAAGCTCTGCAGGAGCTGCAACTTGAGTCGCCAGAGCTCCACACTGAGGCCATCAAGCGGGACCCCGGCCTGTTCCCCTTTGAGAAGAAAGGGCCAGATTACACACCACCAGTCTCTAACTATCAGCCCCCTGAAGGCAGGTACAATGATATCACCAAGGTGTACACACAGATGGAGTTCAAGAAATAG